A region from the uncultured Stenotrophomonas sp. genome encodes:
- a CDS encoding ABC-1 domain protein, producing the protein MTTTACDAPGPALIGGMNRRQQIVRLLLRYRHSGIFSGLQLDGELPRLEKAPAAGDPDQFVADLEALGTTFVKLGQVLSTRPDMIPPDYVAVLARMQEQVAPIPVEQVRAVIEEELGAPVGKLFAAFDPEPLGCASIAQVHRAVLHDGREVAIKVQKPEVAAQLRSDLAVLRSFASAADHLTRVGRRVRFSDWLDEFAKTLHMELDYEAEAVNLARFGQHLAPYPELWVPQPLWDLCSRRVLTMQRAHGVRVDAIPPVRRTEQPMQPLAAALVRGYLDQIFVHGEIHADPHPGNLRVTPDGRLAIFDLGMVAHVPPRLRERLLKVLFAAVDGRGEEVADEIIGISTRLEDYDEERYLRETGQMIARYAANGTLSEGHVVLEIVRIATASDLRTPPELSLLGKALLNLEGVCQQLAPELDTRGVVESQLQHVMRARLRKSLSAANLASEAMELQQLLRTGPRRMSDILGLMAENRLQMKVTGLEESRLMENIQKVANRIAAGLITAALLLSSVLLMQVPARFTLFGYPALAMLLFLLGVGIGLGLILSALLFDHHTRARAREERGHR; encoded by the coding sequence TTGACCACCACCGCATGCGATGCCCCCGGCCCCGCGCTGATCGGCGGCATGAACCGGCGCCAGCAGATAGTCCGGTTGCTGCTGCGCTACCGGCACTCGGGCATCTTCTCCGGGCTGCAGCTGGACGGCGAACTGCCGCGCCTGGAAAAGGCCCCGGCCGCCGGCGACCCGGACCAGTTCGTCGCCGACCTCGAAGCGCTGGGCACCACCTTCGTCAAGCTCGGCCAGGTGCTGTCCACCCGCCCGGACATGATCCCGCCCGACTACGTGGCGGTGCTGGCACGCATGCAGGAACAGGTTGCACCGATTCCGGTGGAGCAGGTGCGCGCGGTGATCGAGGAGGAACTGGGTGCGCCGGTCGGCAAGCTGTTCGCGGCGTTCGACCCCGAGCCGCTGGGCTGCGCCTCCATCGCCCAGGTGCACCGAGCGGTGCTGCACGACGGCCGCGAGGTGGCGATCAAGGTACAGAAGCCCGAGGTCGCCGCGCAGTTGCGCTCGGACCTGGCGGTGCTGCGCAGCTTCGCCAGCGCCGCCGACCACCTGACCCGGGTCGGCCGCCGCGTGCGCTTTTCCGACTGGCTGGACGAGTTCGCCAAGACCCTGCACATGGAGCTGGATTACGAGGCCGAGGCGGTCAACCTTGCACGCTTCGGCCAGCATCTGGCGCCGTACCCGGAGTTGTGGGTGCCGCAGCCGCTGTGGGATCTGTGCAGCCGCCGCGTGCTGACCATGCAGCGGGCGCACGGGGTGCGCGTGGATGCCATTCCGCCGGTGCGGCGCACCGAGCAACCGATGCAGCCGCTGGCCGCGGCGCTGGTGCGCGGCTACCTCGACCAGATCTTCGTGCACGGCGAGATCCATGCCGACCCGCACCCCGGCAACCTGCGCGTCACCCCCGACGGACGCCTGGCGATCTTCGACCTGGGCATGGTCGCGCACGTGCCACCGCGCCTGCGCGAGCGCCTGCTCAAGGTGCTGTTCGCCGCGGTCGATGGCCGCGGCGAGGAGGTGGCCGACGAGATCATCGGCATCAGCACGCGGCTGGAGGACTACGACGAGGAGCGCTACCTGCGCGAAACCGGGCAGATGATCGCGCGCTACGCCGCCAACGGCACCCTGTCCGAGGGCCACGTGGTGCTGGAGATCGTGCGCATCGCCACCGCCAGCGACTTGCGCACGCCGCCGGAGCTGAGCCTGCTGGGCAAGGCGCTGCTCAACCTGGAGGGCGTCTGCCAGCAGCTGGCACCCGAGCTGGATACGCGCGGCGTGGTCGAGAGCCAGCTGCAGCACGTGATGCGTGCGCGCCTGCGCAAGTCGCTGTCGGCGGCCAACCTGGCCAGCGAGGCGATGGAGTTGCAGCAGTTGCTGCGCACCGGGCCGCGGCGCATGTCCGACATCCTCGGCCTGATGGCCGAAAATCGCCTGCAGATGAAGGTCACCGGGTTGGAGGAATCGCGGCTGATGGAGAACATCCAGAAGGTCGCCAACCGCATTGCCGCCGGGCTGATCACCGCCGCCCTGCTGCTGTCCTCGGTGCTGCTGATGCAGGTGCCGGCACGGTTCACGCTGTTCGGCTACCCGGCGCTGGCGATGCTGCTGTTCCTGCTCGGGGTCGGGATCGGGCTGGGGCTGATCCTCAGCGCGCTGCTGTTCGACCACCACACCCGGGCCCGGGCGCGCGAGGAACGGGGCCATCGCTAG
- a CDS encoding MscS Mechanosensitive ion channel: MSSRPRFPLLRAWLLALLLVGAGPWPCAALAADNVADEIDLPQARQRIERAADALQAVRRGLDDADAQETLRTLSEQAQQARRDADAGVQALLPALERMDARIAQLGPLEEGATEERGIARQRGVLEQQRSQLDADVKRGRLLAEEARQLGDSIEKMRTQQFGAQLGRKVGSPLSPALWRKFADSLPGDLQRVRALYRQAGKAVRDAAAAHGAKAPLLGALLALLLVLPLQLWLRRFGRRRAASGQAPAGRLRRTGLAVWLLLVGTLLPGLAALAVVGSLRAVSAIPPRLESVADMLVTATFVSAFIAAIAACLLVPRRPSWRLANVDDASARRLLALARGAAALTWATLLLRALARAARTSQVSAVLLDGLVALGYVALIMAMLVTLTRLHRRRAADAMRAEQRADAGAAKPPRLRSGWLVLARLGGHLTVLAALLATLLGYLNFALFATQQMVGVTVLALVVSLLLKFADDLSLWLLAPDSGFGCVLRLSTGLQPAQLEQAGVLLSALLRALLVLLGLAALVALFGNASALYDWSAALGAGVKIGDQLLKPSAVLWAALVLVLGLGLARVLQQWLVGTYLPKTGLDAGVRNSVSTVARYLGIVLAVLWALATLGIGFEKLALLASALSVGIGFGLQAITQNFVSGLILLAERPVKIGDWIKIGDQEGDIRRISVRATEIQVGDRSTLIVPNSELITKTIRNMTMAGALGRVQIQFSVPLNTDVTRVRQLLLDIFAGNEGVLAEPAPSVFIDSIGGGLVALNCFAYVSSPRNVYGTRSELLFELLRRTAEQGITLVTPTDIHLVRDDP, translated from the coding sequence TTGTCTTCCCGTCCCCGTTTTCCGTTGTTGCGCGCGTGGTTGCTGGCCTTGCTGCTGGTCGGCGCCGGCCCGTGGCCGTGTGCCGCGCTCGCCGCCGACAATGTGGCCGACGAGATTGACTTGCCGCAGGCGCGGCAGCGCATCGAGCGGGCCGCGGACGCCCTGCAGGCGGTGCGCCGCGGGCTGGATGACGCCGATGCGCAGGAAACGCTGCGGACACTGTCCGAGCAGGCGCAGCAGGCGCGGCGCGACGCCGATGCCGGGGTGCAGGCACTGCTGCCGGCGCTGGAGCGGATGGATGCGCGCATCGCCCAGCTCGGGCCGCTGGAAGAGGGCGCGACCGAGGAGCGCGGCATTGCCCGCCAGCGCGGCGTGCTGGAGCAGCAGCGCAGCCAGCTCGACGCCGACGTCAAACGCGGCCGGCTGCTGGCCGAAGAGGCACGGCAGCTCGGTGATTCGATCGAGAAGATGCGTACCCAGCAGTTCGGTGCGCAGCTCGGGCGCAAGGTGGGCTCGCCGTTGTCGCCCGCGCTGTGGCGCAAGTTCGCCGACAGCCTGCCCGGTGACCTGCAGCGGGTCCGCGCACTGTACCGGCAGGCCGGCAAGGCCGTGCGCGATGCGGCAGCCGCGCATGGGGCGAAGGCGCCGTTGCTGGGAGCGCTGCTGGCGCTGCTGCTGGTACTGCCGCTGCAGTTGTGGCTGCGCCGGTTCGGTCGCCGCCGCGCCGCGTCCGGGCAGGCACCGGCCGGGCGCCTGCGCCGCACCGGGCTGGCGGTGTGGCTGCTGCTGGTCGGCACGCTGTTGCCGGGATTGGCGGCGCTGGCGGTGGTGGGCAGCCTGCGTGCGGTATCGGCGATCCCGCCAAGGCTGGAGTCGGTGGCCGACATGCTGGTCACGGCGACCTTCGTGTCCGCCTTCATCGCTGCCATCGCCGCCTGCCTGCTGGTACCGCGGCGGCCGTCGTGGCGGCTGGCGAACGTGGACGACGCCAGCGCCCGGCGGCTGCTGGCGCTGGCCCGTGGCGCCGCGGCGCTGACCTGGGCAACCCTGTTGCTGCGCGCGCTGGCGCGTGCGGCGCGTACCTCGCAGGTCAGCGCGGTGCTGCTCGATGGCCTGGTCGCGCTGGGCTACGTTGCCCTGATCATGGCGATGCTGGTAACGCTGACGCGGCTGCACCGTCGCCGCGCCGCCGATGCGATGCGGGCCGAGCAGCGCGCCGATGCGGGCGCGGCGAAGCCGCCGCGGCTGCGCAGCGGCTGGCTGGTGCTGGCGCGGCTGGGTGGCCACTTGACCGTGCTGGCGGCGCTGCTGGCCACCTTGCTGGGCTATTTGAACTTCGCGCTGTTCGCCACCCAGCAGATGGTCGGGGTGACCGTGCTGGCGCTGGTGGTCTCGCTGCTGCTGAAGTTCGCCGACGACCTGTCGCTGTGGTTGCTGGCGCCGGACAGCGGCTTCGGCTGCGTGCTGCGCCTGTCCACCGGTCTGCAGCCGGCGCAGTTGGAACAGGCCGGCGTGCTGCTCTCGGCCCTGTTGCGGGCATTGCTGGTGTTGCTGGGCCTGGCTGCGCTGGTGGCGCTGTTCGGCAATGCCAGCGCACTGTACGACTGGAGCGCCGCGCTGGGTGCCGGCGTGAAGATCGGCGACCAGTTGCTGAAGCCGTCGGCGGTGCTGTGGGCGGCGCTGGTACTGGTGCTTGGCCTGGGCCTGGCGCGGGTGCTGCAGCAATGGCTGGTGGGTACCTACCTGCCGAAGACCGGGCTGGATGCCGGCGTGCGCAATTCGGTCAGCACCGTGGCCCGCTACCTCGGCATCGTGCTGGCGGTGCTGTGGGCGCTGGCGACCCTGGGCATCGGCTTCGAGAAACTGGCGCTGCTGGCCAGCGCGCTGTCGGTGGGTATTGGTTTTGGCCTGCAGGCGATCACCCAGAATTTCGTGTCCGGGCTGATCCTGTTGGCCGAGCGGCCGGTGAAGATCGGCGACTGGATCAAGATCGGCGACCAGGAGGGCGACATCCGCCGCATCTCGGTGCGCGCGACCGAGATCCAGGTCGGCGACCGCTCCACGCTGATCGTGCCCAACTCGGAGCTGATCACCAAGACCATCCGCAACATGACGATGGCCGGCGCGCTGGGTCGCGTGCAGATCCAGTTCTCGGTGCCGTTGAATACCGACGTGACGCGGGTGCGGCAACTGCTGCTGGATATCTTTGCCGGCAACGAAGGCGTGCTGGCCGAACCGGCGCCCTCGGTGTTCATCGACTCGATCGGCGGCGGGCTGGTGGCGCTGAACTGCTTCGCCTACGTCTCCAGCCCGCGCAACGTGTATGGCACGCGCAGCGAATTGCTGTTCGAGCTGCTGCGGCGCACCGCCGAGCAGGGCATCACGCTGGTCACGCCGACCGACATCCACCTCGTGCGGGATGATCCGTGA
- the opgB gene encoding Phosphoglycerol transferase I: MHWIIWLYLPALFLLLLLSPRLARLKAGLLSLLLLLLSTWWLIDRLSGDGINSATLYHLRSDMEGAGVGDFSGYIVAYIALALLSLTPLLLVRVHRFHLPRHGWALSAAFAALLVGTTLHSPLYGDAQRLYQQMQPVDYSAVAPEYVIPAQPLARPKNIVWIYGESLERTYLDEAAFPGLMPNLKRLAGQALDFRDIASADGSGWTIAGLVSSMCGVPLTTAQGDENSMGRMGRFLPEAFCLGDYLKQQGYDNHYMGGANGQFAAKADFLATHGFDEVRDLAWFKQQRIADKHFSNWGIHDDVLLDRAFDRFMELSRAGQPFMLTTLTMDTHHPAGHLPVACKDTRYRSQYGNIGLLNALKCTDRLISKLVDRIRDSEYGQDTLVVVASDHLAMPNDLDDVLANLHRENLLLFLGEDIAPRQVVASAGTTLDSGATLLQLLDPAIDAIGFGRSLLATPRAASASVAALKDDTTDYARYRAFARSLWLGEKTRMLRLDEGQVLVGVQKVQPPVLLEYDAQWALQSVYLENTSRRFDEADPGHRLAYVDRCTAFEDGLADGEWCALLVDSDQGMRLYRDAQLRRGIAVDAPLEPFHGPRPSVRQSRMISRKAQHTGPGRYVLELYASQRPARAFWVEAVSSQRKVIVAQQWVQADSDGRIILPLGLDEEIDDLEIRAWLSHAEKLAVDSYALLPAIRSRPRS, from the coding sequence ATGCATTGGATCATCTGGCTGTACCTGCCCGCGCTGTTCCTGCTGTTGCTGCTCTCGCCCAGGCTGGCGCGGCTCAAAGCCGGCCTGCTTTCGCTGCTGCTGCTGTTGTTGAGCACGTGGTGGTTGATCGACCGGCTCAGCGGCGACGGCATCAACTCGGCCACGCTCTACCACCTGCGCAGCGACATGGAAGGCGCCGGCGTGGGCGACTTCAGCGGCTACATCGTCGCGTACATCGCCCTGGCGTTGTTGTCGCTGACCCCGCTGCTGCTGGTGCGCGTGCACCGCTTCCACCTGCCACGGCATGGCTGGGCGCTGTCGGCCGCGTTCGCTGCGCTGCTGGTCGGCACCACCCTGCACAGCCCGCTTTACGGCGACGCGCAGCGCCTCTACCAACAGATGCAGCCGGTGGATTACAGCGCCGTGGCGCCGGAGTACGTGATACCCGCGCAGCCACTGGCGCGGCCGAAGAACATCGTGTGGATCTACGGCGAAAGCCTGGAGCGCACCTACCTGGACGAGGCCGCCTTCCCCGGGCTGATGCCCAACCTGAAGCGGCTGGCCGGGCAGGCGCTGGACTTCCGCGACATCGCCTCGGCCGACGGCAGCGGCTGGACCATCGCCGGGCTGGTGTCGTCGATGTGCGGCGTGCCGCTGACCACCGCGCAGGGCGACGAGAACAGCATGGGCCGCATGGGCCGCTTCCTGCCCGAGGCGTTCTGCCTCGGCGACTACCTGAAACAGCAGGGCTACGACAACCACTACATGGGCGGCGCCAACGGCCAGTTCGCGGCCAAGGCCGACTTCCTCGCCACCCACGGTTTCGACGAGGTCCGCGACCTGGCGTGGTTCAAGCAGCAGCGCATCGCCGACAAGCATTTCTCCAACTGGGGCATCCACGACGACGTGCTGCTTGACCGCGCCTTCGACCGCTTCATGGAGCTCTCCCGCGCCGGCCAGCCATTCATGCTGACCACACTGACGATGGATACCCACCACCCGGCCGGGCACCTGCCGGTGGCCTGCAAGGACACCCGCTACCGCAGCCAATACGGCAACATCGGCCTGCTCAACGCGCTCAAGTGCACCGATCGGCTGATCTCGAAACTGGTGGACCGCATCCGCGACAGCGAATACGGGCAGGACACGCTGGTGGTGGTGGCCTCCGACCACCTGGCCATGCCCAACGACCTCGACGACGTGCTGGCAAACCTGCACCGTGAGAACCTGCTGCTGTTCCTCGGCGAGGACATCGCCCCGCGCCAGGTGGTGGCCAGCGCCGGCACCACGCTCGATTCCGGCGCCACCCTGCTGCAACTGCTCGACCCGGCCATCGACGCGATCGGCTTCGGCCGTTCGCTGCTGGCCACGCCGCGCGCGGCCAGCGCCAGCGTCGCCGCGCTCAAGGACGACACCACCGACTACGCGCGCTACCGCGCCTTCGCCCGCTCGCTGTGGCTGGGCGAGAAGACCCGCATGCTGCGGCTGGACGAGGGGCAGGTGCTGGTCGGCGTGCAGAAAGTGCAGCCACCGGTACTGCTGGAATACGACGCGCAGTGGGCACTGCAGTCGGTGTACCTGGAAAACACCTCGCGCAGGTTCGACGAGGCCGACCCCGGCCACCGGCTGGCCTACGTGGACCGCTGCACCGCGTTCGAAGACGGCCTGGCCGACGGCGAGTGGTGCGCGCTGCTGGTGGACAGCGACCAGGGCATGCGCCTGTACCGCGACGCGCAGCTGCGCCGTGGCATCGCCGTGGACGCACCGCTGGAACCGTTCCACGGCCCGCGCCCGAGCGTGCGCCAGTCGCGCATGATCAGCCGCAAGGCGCAGCACACCGGCCCCGGCCGGTACGTGCTGGAGCTGTACGCCAGCCAGCGTCCGGCACGCGCGTTCTGGGTCGAGGCGGTGTCCTCGCAGCGCAAGGTCATCGTCGCCCAGCAGTGGGTGCAGGCCGACAGCGACGGCCGCATCATCCTGCCGCTGGGGCTGGACGAGGAAATCGACGATCTGGAGATCCGCGCCTGGCTGAGCCATGCCGAGAAGCTGGCCGTGGACAGCTACGCGCTGCTGCCGGCGATCCGCAGTCGGCCGCGTTCTTGA